The Acidicapsa acidisoli genome contains a region encoding:
- a CDS encoding DUF3300 domain-containing protein, with protein MRKQPRRYIAPVLLLILFSSGQGTLLAQQPMPPGQGWPQDDPYGAQYSPDQQPGYGQPPYPQQQPYGQQPPVYAPPRQYGQSPSYPPQSYPDIGGQYQQPAYGGGQPPAQALNTEQLEQLVAPIALYPDTLVAQVLAAATYPAQVVDADHWRQAQGYASPDQIAAGADSQNWDPSLKALTAFPQVLAEMDQNLRWTIALGNAYYNQPQDVLDVVQVMRQRAEAAGNLQSTPQEGVNYDQGYIQLAPVNPQVVYVPAYDPWTVYGQPIQPYRGFSLGGALGSFFGSSFGSGAIRYGLGIAMSAFSHTSFGWLGWGLDWLTHSLLFHNSAYYSHSNTVADWGLPHGGPRAAFNRGAMSARSSNNLYRPQNPVNSGRPGESPHGYRGWNSNNRPNGLSYARPADRYGERLPTQGNYHGNPSQGPGYAHPPMMAYNRVEPPANRIQNYDRPNPGFGYGSGFRSAPGGGYGARPNPVYNPPQQAYRAPASDFQRGKFSDRSSGGFGGRGFDGYSGKQPKSSGFHAFGGGHEPKYSSGGGKSGHGHSEKGGHSGGIFGGHHR; from the coding sequence GTGAGGAAACAACCGCGACGCTACATCGCGCCTGTGTTGCTGCTCATTCTGTTTTCCTCGGGACAAGGTACACTACTCGCGCAACAGCCCATGCCGCCAGGACAGGGGTGGCCGCAGGATGATCCGTACGGGGCACAATACTCTCCCGATCAGCAACCAGGATATGGGCAGCCGCCGTACCCGCAGCAACAACCCTACGGACAGCAGCCGCCGGTTTACGCGCCTCCGCGGCAATACGGACAATCGCCTTCGTACCCTCCGCAATCCTACCCAGACATCGGTGGCCAATACCAGCAACCAGCCTATGGAGGGGGGCAGCCGCCGGCGCAGGCACTCAATACCGAGCAATTGGAACAACTTGTAGCACCCATTGCCCTTTATCCGGATACTCTCGTCGCGCAAGTGTTGGCTGCGGCCACCTATCCCGCGCAGGTGGTTGACGCCGATCATTGGAGACAGGCGCAGGGCTACGCATCCCCCGATCAGATTGCTGCCGGAGCAGATTCGCAGAACTGGGACCCGAGCCTGAAAGCTCTGACTGCCTTCCCACAGGTCCTGGCAGAGATGGATCAGAACCTTCGTTGGACCATCGCTCTGGGCAACGCCTATTACAACCAGCCGCAAGACGTATTGGACGTGGTGCAGGTGATGCGTCAGCGCGCGGAGGCGGCTGGGAACCTTCAGAGCACTCCCCAGGAAGGGGTGAACTACGACCAGGGCTATATTCAGTTAGCTCCGGTCAACCCGCAAGTGGTCTATGTTCCGGCATACGATCCGTGGACCGTCTACGGGCAGCCGATCCAACCCTATCGGGGATTTTCCCTTGGGGGTGCTCTCGGATCATTCTTCGGCTCATCGTTCGGCTCAGGCGCGATTCGCTACGGTTTGGGCATTGCTATGTCCGCCTTTAGCCACACCAGCTTTGGATGGCTTGGTTGGGGACTGGACTGGCTAACGCACTCGCTGCTTTTTCATAATTCAGCCTACTATTCGCACAGTAACACCGTTGCCGATTGGGGGCTGCCGCATGGAGGGCCCCGCGCCGCATTCAACCGAGGAGCGATGTCTGCGAGATCTTCGAACAACCTCTACCGGCCCCAGAATCCAGTCAACTCTGGCCGGCCCGGTGAATCCCCTCACGGATACCGCGGCTGGAATTCCAACAACCGGCCCAACGGATTAAGCTACGCCCGACCCGCAGACAGGTATGGGGAAAGGCTGCCGACACAGGGCAATTACCACGGCAACCCATCGCAAGGACCTGGCTACGCTCATCCGCCCATGATGGCCTATAACCGCGTCGAACCGCCAGCAAACAGGATACAGAATTACGACCGCCCGAACCCTGGGTTCGGCTACGGATCGGGCTTTCGCAGCGCGCCTGGAGGCGGCTATGGAGCCAGGCCGAACCCGGTCTACAATCCCCCGCAACAGGCATATCGCGCGCCTGCGTCTGACTTTCAACGGGGCAAGTTTAGCGATCGATCATCGGGCGGGTTTGGAGGCCGGGGATTTGACGGATATTCCGGAAAGCAGCCGAAATCGAGCGGTTTCCATGCCTTCGGCGGCGGACATGAACCAAAATATTCGAGCGGGGGAGGAAAATCAGGCCACGGTCATTCTGAAAAAGGAGGCCATTCCGGAGGCATCTTTGGTGGACATCACCGATAG
- a CDS encoding ABC transporter permease/M1 family aminopeptidase encodes MFLEFFLFELKLRFKSISTYCYMALWILLTFLCVAATDFSPLGAGKILLNGPYATQLYDFQFCFFGAIVIAAIFGTSILRDFQRDTYQIIFTKPISKFAYLGGRWAGSMAATTFVFLGLPLGEILGGFAPWADHTRIAPVDLAMLAYHYAVIVVPEIFFLGTLFFLVAALTRRVIVVYLQGAALYAIYFIGLIAVQQTRSLNPFWPAVFDPIGLLLAGSVTRYWTVVERNTLWIPIKDMFLWNRGVWGSAGLLALAAVFQLFPMSAEALTARKSRKQKKELQESTAPPAPRFHNLLPRVSTNFDFSTRLRQFASLTRIHFRNIFREIPFWAITLVMIVICMVNGHFAGNRSDADVWPVTYYMLEAVEGGGILFFLIIATMYAGELVWRERDTRFEQIHDALPYPSWIDTLGKLAALGAAELFLLAVVMFCGVLSQTIAGYYNYEFLQYFKELYLVTFPQVVIFALLAFFLQTVVSNKFIAHGIVIGIFLIPPIFERIGFPDRLYLFDDIVFYQYSDMNGYGHFVQPILWSTVYRMAWAVLFGVIASLLARRGAETDLGSRLRTAKRSLPAYAVLLIVPILAIIGSGGWYYYNTHILNPFLTDQDGRKLQADYEKLYKKYERVPIPKVTAVDTQVDIFPEQRRFHATGTYNALNKSGKPISDIYITNGQRSLKSIIFDRPATITLSDAKRGFWIYHLATPLAPGDQIQVRFVCAYENPGFRNNGEEAQFVYNGTFFDAGYFPSLGYDQNRELDNPVRRREEGLGTQEELPDRGDAYGMNTDLFSPDSDFITYHTVVSTSPSQIAISPGYLAREWQQNGRRYFEYSMGSTRIQDFVSYISGNYAVKRDTWNDVKIEVYYLPSHTYDLDKMIGASKAGLDYYTRNYGPYQFGQYRIIEFPRYRGFAQSFPNTVPFSEGIGFIGRLQRPEDIDFTWFVTAHELGHQWWGHQLVGGFEKGSNMMSESLAEYSALRVMEHRYGDAHMRRFLKHELDGYLRGRAGEVRHEPPLVLVQNEPYVWYQKGSMAFYALSDAIGEDKLNLALKEFLDQWKMNGPPYPDTRALVESLRKETPSELQYMVTDLFETITLYDNKAVSAKVQETPDHKYKVTLVVDAKKLRANGEGAETQIPIHDLIEVGVFKGKKDSEEPLHTEKVWITQPRTRYEFIVNEKPTRAAIDPYSKLVDRNPEDNWADVE; translated from the coding sequence ATGTTTCTGGAGTTTTTCCTATTTGAACTCAAGCTGAGGTTCAAGAGCATCTCCACTTATTGCTATATGGCGCTGTGGATTCTGCTCACCTTTCTTTGCGTTGCAGCCACCGACTTTAGTCCACTCGGCGCGGGCAAGATATTGCTCAATGGCCCTTACGCGACTCAGCTCTATGATTTCCAGTTCTGCTTCTTCGGCGCCATTGTCATTGCGGCCATCTTCGGCACATCGATCCTGCGGGATTTCCAGCGAGATACATATCAAATAATTTTTACCAAGCCAATCTCCAAATTTGCCTACCTGGGCGGACGTTGGGCCGGGTCGATGGCGGCTACCACCTTTGTTTTTCTGGGTCTTCCGCTCGGAGAGATTCTGGGCGGCTTCGCGCCGTGGGCGGACCATACCCGCATCGCGCCTGTGGACCTGGCCATGCTGGCATATCACTACGCTGTGATCGTGGTCCCCGAAATTTTCTTTCTAGGGACTCTTTTCTTCCTGGTCGCTGCACTGACTCGGCGTGTGATCGTGGTTTACCTGCAAGGAGCGGCTCTTTACGCGATTTACTTTATCGGCCTGATCGCGGTTCAGCAGACTCGAAGCCTGAACCCGTTCTGGCCTGCCGTGTTCGACCCCATTGGCCTGCTATTGGCAGGCAGCGTGACCCGCTATTGGACCGTTGTAGAGAGGAATACTCTGTGGATCCCCATCAAGGATATGTTTCTATGGAATAGGGGGGTCTGGGGCTCCGCAGGTCTGCTCGCGCTGGCGGCCGTGTTTCAGCTCTTCCCCATGTCTGCGGAGGCTTTGACCGCACGCAAGAGCCGCAAACAAAAGAAGGAGCTGCAAGAGTCCACCGCTCCGCCTGCGCCGAGGTTCCACAATCTGCTGCCCAGGGTATCAACCAACTTCGATTTCAGCACGCGCCTTCGGCAATTCGCATCCCTTACTCGAATACATTTTCGCAATATCTTTCGCGAGATACCCTTCTGGGCTATCACGCTGGTGATGATCGTCATCTGCATGGTCAATGGCCACTTCGCAGGAAATCGCTCGGATGCGGATGTCTGGCCGGTCACCTACTACATGCTGGAAGCGGTTGAGGGCGGTGGAATTCTCTTCTTCCTTATCATCGCCACCATGTACGCCGGGGAGCTTGTCTGGCGCGAACGCGACACACGTTTCGAGCAAATCCATGACGCGCTACCGTATCCAAGCTGGATCGATACGTTGGGCAAGCTCGCTGCGCTCGGTGCGGCCGAGTTGTTTTTGCTCGCAGTTGTCATGTTTTGCGGCGTGCTCTCGCAGACCATTGCCGGTTACTACAACTATGAGTTCCTGCAGTACTTCAAAGAACTATATCTAGTCACTTTTCCGCAGGTGGTGATCTTCGCGCTGCTTGCCTTTTTCCTTCAGACAGTTGTCAGTAACAAGTTCATCGCCCACGGAATTGTCATCGGCATCTTCCTGATTCCGCCGATCTTCGAACGAATCGGCTTCCCGGACAGGCTCTACCTCTTCGATGACATCGTTTTTTATCAATACTCGGATATGAACGGCTATGGTCACTTTGTCCAGCCCATTCTCTGGTCTACGGTGTATCGGATGGCTTGGGCTGTTCTATTCGGAGTCATCGCCAGCCTGCTTGCGCGGAGAGGCGCGGAGACCGACCTCGGTTCACGTCTTCGAACTGCGAAGCGGTCGCTGCCGGCTTACGCGGTGCTGCTGATTGTGCCCATCCTCGCGATCATCGGCAGCGGCGGTTGGTACTACTACAATACCCATATTCTCAATCCGTTCCTGACCGACCAGGATGGGAGAAAGCTGCAAGCCGATTACGAAAAACTCTACAAGAAATATGAACGCGTGCCCATCCCGAAGGTGACGGCCGTCGATACACAGGTTGACATCTTTCCCGAGCAGCGGCGTTTTCATGCCACTGGTACTTACAACGCGCTGAACAAGAGCGGCAAACCAATCTCGGATATCTACATTACCAACGGTCAGCGATCGCTCAAGTCGATTATTTTCGATCGTCCTGCAACGATCACCTTGTCTGATGCAAAACGCGGCTTCTGGATCTACCATCTGGCTACGCCGCTAGCCCCCGGCGACCAGATCCAGGTCCGCTTCGTCTGCGCGTACGAAAACCCGGGCTTTCGCAACAACGGCGAAGAAGCACAGTTCGTTTACAACGGAACCTTCTTCGACGCCGGCTATTTTCCCTCTCTTGGCTACGACCAAAACCGAGAGCTAGACAACCCTGTGCGCCGGCGCGAAGAGGGCCTGGGTACACAGGAGGAGCTGCCCGACCGAGGCGACGCTTATGGCATGAACACCGATCTCTTCAGCCCGGATTCGGATTTCATCACCTACCACACGGTGGTCAGCACTTCGCCCTCGCAGATCGCCATCTCTCCGGGCTATCTCGCGCGGGAGTGGCAGCAGAACGGCCGACGCTATTTCGAATACAGCATGGGCTCGACGCGGATTCAGGACTTCGTCAGCTACATCTCCGGGAATTACGCCGTGAAGCGCGACACCTGGAACGACGTCAAGATCGAGGTCTATTACCTGCCGTCGCACACCTACGATCTGGACAAGATGATCGGTGCGTCCAAGGCGGGCCTCGATTACTACACGCGAAACTACGGGCCGTATCAGTTCGGACAGTACCGGATCATTGAATTTCCACGCTATCGTGGTTTTGCGCAGTCCTTTCCAAATACTGTTCCATTTTCGGAGGGCATAGGCTTCATCGGCCGCCTGCAGCGGCCTGAGGACATTGATTTTACGTGGTTCGTGACAGCGCATGAACTCGGGCATCAGTGGTGGGGTCATCAACTGGTCGGCGGATTTGAAAAGGGCTCCAACATGATGTCCGAGAGCCTTGCCGAATATTCCGCGCTACGCGTCATGGAGCACAGATACGGCGACGCGCACATGCGCCGCTTTCTCAAGCATGAATTGGATGGGTACCTGCGTGGCCGCGCGGGCGAGGTTCGCCATGAGCCGCCGTTGGTTCTTGTCCAAAACGAGCCGTATGTCTGGTACCAGAAGGGCTCGATGGCCTTCTACGCTCTGTCAGACGCCATTGGCGAGGATAAGCTCAACCTGGCCCTGAAGGAATTTCTGGATCAGTGGAAGATGAATGGCCCTCCCTATCCGGATACGCGCGCATTGGTCGAATCGCTGCGCAAGGAGACGCCGTCTGAGCTCCAGTACATGGTCACGGATCTCTTTGAGACCATTACGCTTTATGACAACAAGGCCGTTTCAGCCAAAGTGCAGGAGACACCGGATCACAAGTACAAAGTGACGCTCGTGGTGGACGCTAAGAAGTTGCGAGCCAACGGAGAGGGCGCTGAGACGCAGATCCCGATTCACGACCTGATCGAAGTGGGTGTCTTCAAGGGCAAAAAAGACTCCGAAGAGCCGTTGCACACAGAAAAGGTCTGGATTACCCAGCCGCGGACTAGGTATGAGTTCATCGTGAATGAAAAGCCGACGCGAGCGGCGATCGATCCTTACAGCAAGCTTGTCGACCGAAACCCGGAAGACAACTGGGCGGACGTTGAGTAG
- a CDS encoding ABC transporter ATP-binding protein has protein sequence MSLEIRGISKRYPNGVQALNNLSLSIGNNMFGLLGPNGAGKSTLMRTIATLQDPDSGQILLNGMDVVANKDAVRRQLGYLPQEFGVYPRISALDMLHHLAVMKGISKSSERKEIVDALLRQTNLWDVRKKALSTYSGGMKQRFGIAQALLANPKLIIVDEPTAGLDPAERNRFLNLLSSLARDVIVILSTHIVDDVRELCPRMAIISNGEVVLEGVPEEALERLQNSIWSIVVKTEEEFAAVSAQFNVVSTKLLGGAHELRIYSESAPGDGFRQVDPELEDVYFLTLNTPRVQ, from the coding sequence TTGTCTCTTGAAATTCGCGGAATATCCAAGCGCTATCCTAACGGCGTTCAGGCGCTCAACAACCTGAGCTTGAGCATTGGCAACAACATGTTCGGATTGCTAGGCCCGAATGGGGCAGGGAAGTCGACGTTGATGCGCACCATCGCCACGCTGCAGGATCCGGATTCCGGCCAGATTCTGCTCAATGGGATGGATGTCGTGGCCAACAAGGACGCTGTCCGCCGTCAGCTAGGCTATCTTCCTCAGGAATTTGGGGTATATCCGCGTATCTCGGCGCTGGATATGTTGCACCATCTAGCGGTGATGAAAGGCATCAGCAAATCGAGCGAGCGGAAAGAAATTGTTGACGCGCTGCTTCGCCAGACCAATCTATGGGACGTGCGCAAGAAGGCACTGAGCACCTATTCCGGTGGGATGAAACAGCGGTTTGGCATTGCGCAGGCATTGCTGGCTAATCCCAAGTTGATTATCGTGGATGAACCAACTGCCGGGCTCGATCCGGCGGAGCGTAATCGCTTCCTCAATCTACTGAGTTCGCTGGCGCGCGACGTGATCGTGATTCTTTCCACCCACATCGTCGACGATGTGCGCGAACTCTGCCCACGCATGGCAATTATCAGCAATGGCGAAGTCGTGCTGGAGGGGGTTCCCGAAGAAGCGCTCGAACGCCTGCAAAACTCGATCTGGAGCATCGTAGTCAAGACCGAGGAAGAGTTTGCTGCCGTTTCCGCCCAATTCAATGTGGTTTCGACTAAGCTTCTTGGCGGTGCGCACGAATTGCGCATTTATTCGGAAAGCGCGCCAGGAGATGGCTTCCGCCAGGTAGATCCTGAGCTTGAGGACGTGTATTTCCTCACCCTGAACACCCCGCGCGTGCAATAA